The genomic DNA ctcgtgatcccgttgctcagactcgctcatgaatattttgtaaaacgAGCAACAAAGAAACTGCCATCGTAGAATCGTTTGTGTTGCTATTCGTGATTGTATTGAGCACAAACGAATAGCGAGCCGGCGGCGAAGCATTCTCATGTGCGTTTCGATGAGTGAGCGATTTTTATAGTCCTTGCACCTAGCACATGTGTTGTTATAAGCTCTAAACTGAAAAGTTTGCGTCACGCTTTTTCTGATTGAATACATATCTATTACTTAATTTCCTTGGGTTCTTTCACAGTTTGTTAGGTAATACTCACCGTTTGTTCAGTAAAAGTTCTCAGTATTGTGTAAACATTCAACGATCGTTTCACAATCTTGTTTAATCATTTGTTAGAGCTTCTGTAGTATTACCcctcgtcattttttttttactttgtgcTTCCAGATACACCGGCATTATTGTTAAGTGCCAGTTGAACACTGGTTTAGCATTGAAGTGCACAAACATTTTGAAGATCCTAATTGCAACCTAATGTTCGCCAACTTCCAGAAAAGTGCCATgatcgagattcgatctcatggccTTTGGCTTACAATGTATAAGCTCTATGCCAAGGCCGCTGGCTTTTTCGCTTAAAACTCAGTAGTAGTGTTGAGTTAATCTTATATGATTAGGAATGACTGTGGTTGTTAGTTGATTGAAATAGGATTAATAGCAGCAGTAACAAGTAAAAGAAAGCGTGTCGTGTGGAGGATGAATACTGAATCTaaatattctgaaattgaaattctGAATTGGATTCTGAATCatgattttgaatctgcattcaaaatttgaactcttaaactgaattttaaattcttgattcagagtcttaattctaaatttgaattcttaatctgaaacctgaatccaTAGGTATCCGAATTCATCTGAATTGTTAATTCTGCTTatgaattctgagttctgaactTGAATTCTAACTCACAATTCAGATTGCGAATTCCGTATTTCAATCCTGAATCtagattctgaattttaaatttcaatttttcagttgaaatctatatccgaatctgaattttaCATCTGAACTCTTCATTctttgcttagcttagcttgattgactactcacatccacctaaagtcattgaacccgaaatgccgttaaaaattttggattatacttttaaattgatataaagTTTTTGCTATCCATAGTTCATTCCATCATAATAGTACtaaagcatttcgaattccataacCGCTGGTGTGGTTCAGTAGAATGAATTCtacatcaccaatggttgctactccgtgattgaccgaggccatcaattttgcccagaggtcaaaagaatggtgtctgggattgacagcacattcacaatgaacaaaactgatgctctctctttatacatcaataacggcgccggccacgtcctagtagttaaTAGATAGAaaggaaaataagagaaagggatgatagAATGTAAATtgatgctttaggaccgagatcacctctgcatcctagcgaaaaaaatttttttagggaTGGGGGAaaagggatatgatcaggagacacctTCGACAAGTGTATAGATCTAAGTAAACCTATTCTCCGGTGCTTTCATTGTTcctaacaaaatgttttttttaactgtacaccacaaaaccaaaaatcaagaGACATGTACATCATTTAACATTCTACATCTGAACTCTTCATTAggaatctgaacctgaattatgcatctaaattctgaatctgaattctcaatcataATTCTGAAAGtgagttttgaaattgaatcctAAATTCgaattcttcttctgaattcttaatctcaAAACTGAACCGAGtgtcattgagatcctgtatatgtttgtgttcttttttttttaaatccatatccaaatttgaattgtacatctgaattttttaattctgcatatgaattctgaattctgatcccGAATTTTGcatctgaattttcaatctaaatttttaatctaaattcaaaattataattttgaatgcgAATTCGGAACTTGAACCTGCATCTGAATTTGCAATCTtattaaatcataattttgaatgcTCATTCTGTATTAAAATCCTAAAACTGgattattaatttgaaattcgaaactgaGTTCTACATCTGATTTCAGAACCTAAATTATGcatctaatatttgaatatgaattctaaatttaaattctatattTATATTCTGAATGCAactcctgaatctgaattcttcatTCTGCATATGAGTTCTGAACCTGAATCATGCATCTGAATCTggaaacttaatttaaaatcataattcTGTAAATGAATCCTAAATCAGAATTcttcatctgaatctgaattctaaatttaaattctttatttaaatccatatccgaatctgaattctacatttgaattcttcattttgcatatgaattctgaacctgaattatgtatctgaattctgaatatgaattttgaatcatatttctAAATGCGAATTCTGTGTTTGAATccttaatctgaattctaaatttgactccttaatctgaaatctgaactcaTATCCGAATCTGGATTCTTCATTCAGCTTATGAATACTGGACCTGAATtgggaatttaaattaaaaatcataaaaaaaagaatgcgAATTCTGTATGTGAATcctaatctgaaatcttcatCCGAACTCTGTttctgcattttaaatttgaattcttaataTGAATTCACTTTTGAATCTCAATTCTATATCTGAATTCATAGTTTTGCATATGGATTtcgaattctgaacctgaattctgcatctgaatttggaatctaaatttaaaaccatAATTCTGAATGCGAATTTGGTATTCGAATCCTAAATCTGAGTTCTTCGTATAAATTCGGCATCTGAATTCcttatctgaaatctgaatccatatCCGATTCTGATTTCTACatccaaattctaaattctgcaTATAAatccagaattctgaatctgaattctgcatctgaattctgagtttcGAATCCGATTCAATGCCCACCACCATTATTTTCTGTTCTTCGTTTCGACTATCGTTTTCAATTCTTATGTTCTTTGAAGCCGAGAAACTCTAGATAGAAGAATTGTATAGGAATGAAGAATAGGTGGATATGCAAACATCAGCAGATGtgcttttttataataaagctTCCATAGAAAGCCTTCTCTCTTCGAAGTTGAAACGTTGCACTTCCTGatggctgttgctgctgctctTTTGGAtgtgaaaattcatcaaatggaTGCTGTAACCTCGTTGCGGCAAGGTGACCTCGATGAGGAACTACATGGAGCCATTCGAAGGTTGTGTAGATGAAGCTCGTGTATACTCATCTGAAATTGAACGACGGGACGTCGGTAAGGTTGAACGGCGAATAGCTCGTTATTAAGGGAATCTCCAAGTCCATGATGTGGACTGAGACTAGAGCGTTTCTCCCATTCTACACACCTTCAGAAAAGAAAATTGAGTatgatttgaaagatttaaatCACAGATAGAGTAGGGGTAAAAATAGCATAGCATAACCTTTAAGGATTCCAATACATTATGCAAACATGTGTGCAAACTCGATGTTTCTATGACACCTGTTTGCATCCTGTATTGGCTAGCATACATATATGCAAACAGGCGACGTAGAAATGTCGAATCTGCACACATGTTTGCATAAGGGGATTATAAcgtttggcataaagccatttgaCAAATGAGCATTTGGCAAATGACCATTTGGCACGCAGCGTGACGAGTCATTTTAAGCTTAGGTCTGAACGCCACACTTTTCGCGGATGTAAAAAAGTCAACACATTGcagacaaataaaaataaaacaccagCTCCTTACGCTGTCCGTTCGAACCTTTATGAAATGTTGTCCTTCGCGACGGATGGGGCTAAGGGATCATCCATAGCTTTCAGGTAAACCTAGGAGGCCCGagtagacctagaccaatgtaataaGGCCGTCACCTCCGACAgcgaaattaataaaataaaatttttaattttgtctgaAATTTGATGCGATCCtacgaaaaagaaaattaaattatgccaaatggcttatATGACCGTCATGCCAAAATGAACATTTGCCAAATTGCGTTATGCCAAACGTCATACTCCCTTGCATAAAGTATTGGAACCTTCAAGGGCCCCATACATCATGCCAACATCTGagcaaatgcgatgaaattttgccttcgcgaaaaaaaattggatcgtCTATGAAGCTGCTGTAGCAAAATACCGAAATGGCCAAAAATCTACTCAAACTGCACCAAACATGACGAAACACGTACTCCAACGAGGGTTATATTTCGATTCTGACCAATCCCACGTAAACCGGATGCACATGTACTCATATAGCGCCAAAGATGATCGATTTGTATTCGCAATTGCTGAATTCCATCGCATTTGCGCAAATGTTGGCATAATGTATGGGGCCCTTTAAaggtgaatgattttttttagattttttaacatGGAACGATCACCAGTTTCATCGACCGTTGAACTGTTTTGCGATATCGGCTTCGGTCgaaagttgagaaaaatatcCTCAAGCGATGTTTCATTGATGGAAAAGGTGCTTATCAACTCGTCGTATTTCGCTTTGATTTCAACCATCTGAGCAAACAGTGTGGACAGTTGAACTCGTTCCGGCATCAGAAACTTGAGCAAACCCTGCGGATAAGAGATGATGGTGgtgaaagttttatttattttttaaccttgATAGGTACTTACATCGTGTTCTTCCTTAAGTTCGCCCGAAAGTCTTTCAAGAATTTCCTGTTTCAGCGGATCGCTTTCCTGTTCTATTGATTTGAGCTTGAGGAATAGATTGAACCCTTTACCGTATTTCTCTTTTAATAGTTGTATGAATCCTATGCAACGTAGCTGTCCAGCAACCATGATCGTTAACCGGTTGCACAGTTCCTCGCACTCGTCCATACTGTGTGAGGTCAGTACGATGGTTTGATCCTGTTGCTGGAGCGTTTTGATGCGATTCCACACGAAATGTCTAGACTTTGGGTCCACCCCAGTCGTGGGTTCGTCCAGAAAAACGATAGGTGGATTACATAACATGGCCAGCAACGTGTTGACTTTTCTTTTGGTACCACCGGAACATTCGTTGATACGACTGTGGGCAAATGACAATATGTCCAAATCGGTCAACCATCGATTGATGAGATTTTCCCGTTCATGTATGTTCTTCATCATGGCGCAGTAATTTATCAGCTGGAATGGTGTCATAAAATCTAACAGAGAATCACCCTGAGGGCAGTACCCAAATTGGTCCTTATAAACGCTATAACTTGTCTGTTTTATTGAGTGATCATTTAAGTAGACGTCGCCATTAGTGATTGCGAGATTACGTGTGATCATTTGGAATGTGCTTGTTTTACCGGCTCCATTCATTCCTAGCAGTCCAAAGCATTCTCCGCGTTTCACTGCAAAACTGATCCCCTTGACAGCTTTTACACTCAGATATTCTTTAGACAAATCATTAACCACGATCGTATTAGGTGCAAAATCATGAGGTTCCTTCGAAGTCATATCTTTCACCAATCTTGATTCAGCGTCTACATCGTCATCGACGACAGCTGACTGTAGCTCGATTGAATCTAGCTGATCATCAGTTTTGAGTTGCTTTCTACTGCATTTAAAACACCTTTTTTTAAACGCTGCTGTTTTTGAACACATTTCTTGGATTTTTTCTTTCCGGTAGATATTTTCTACAATTTCGTTTAGTATCAATGTCAACAAGATCACAACGAATGGTGTAATGCAATAAATATAGTCCAAATCTAATAATTCAATCGCATCATTCTTTGTTTCTATCGAATTTTCCTTCATCAGAGCTTGGATCTTGGTTAATTTTTGATTCTCGTAAACGACCCTGAGGGAGTGCTTCAGCGAAAACTCCGGTATAAGGTGGAGTATGCCAATCCAGCCGTTATTCTCTCGAATTCGATCGTAGCCATCTGATAACAAAAACACTCCACAAACCCCCACAATTACCAGGTAACTCATGACGGTCACAGCGGTATCCATCTTATCGACGCACTGGCTTATGATGTAGATGACCAGCAATCCGGCCATACCGTATAGGATCAGCACGGCCAATATTTGACCGTGCTCAGCCCGGGTAAATAAGTTCTCTCGATCCATATTCAGTGCGAGGAAAAATACTATCACACAAATCAACACGTGAATCAGGAAGTCCATAAGAAACGTGAAACCCCAATACAAGTATCGATTGATGTTTTGCACCTGACGGAAGCCCGAGGACATTTCCAAATACGGTAATTGTAGGTATTGCAACATGTAAAACATGAACGCTGTTGAGAAAATCATGATCAGATCAAATCCAGTTTGTATCACTTATTACATTCACACTTACCCAAAGCAATTACTTCGGTGAACAAGTAAGCCGTTAGAGAGTTCACTTTTAGTCTTCGCGTCGAAGGACTATTCTGTACGGTCACCTCACTCTGCGGATAGCCGTAATAATGTAGCAGCAAATTACTTCCAATGTTGGCCCCTATGCCAGAGCTGTGCAACAGATTGTTGTTGTGCAACATTTTCAAACTCCTTTCGCTTACATTAAATTCAACCGCAGCGACTAATTTATCGTGATACCGGTTCCAATCCTTGCGACCTTCTTCAGCCAGATATTCTCGAATGCTAAGTTCTTCCACAACAATCACGTCAAGATCACGAAAGTAAGATCCATTCTTGAGAGCGTTTACATCGAACGGTCGATCATTATCGTTCAGAGCGATCACCACAAAAGCTTTGGCCACCGTTGAATGGTGCAACGATACCGATTCGAAGTCAATCGGTGAGTAGCTGCTACTCAGAAGAAAGCATAGGATAGTCGTTAGGATCGGTAGCACTGACATGAAGCCATAAATATGGGCATTTTGTTTGATGTGGATAGATTTTTTATAGTATATCGCCGCACATTTATCCAGAATGGAAAGCGCAACTTTCTTCATATCATTTTGGTACTGTTTTGGATTCGCAGAATTACCAGATAAACTGCGGGGCGTAATCGGTGCGTCAGGAGTATCGTAATCGAAACTTGGTCCAATTTCCAAGGCTTTGTTTTCGGATGAGGAGCTGAGAGACGAGAAAacagttttaatttgaaaatctgatTAGGACTTTTGTACTTACTTTAAGAACACTTCCTCTAGAGTTGCATTTGTAATGCTGATAGAGGCAATACCGAACTGGTCCATATTTTCTTCAAGCTCTCTCAGCAACGGCGCATACTGCTCGATGCTCAAGTAGGGTAGTGTTACCGCGAACACTGGTTCTACTACAGGTTTCTCGGTGGCACCAGCTATGTACTCGCTAATCTTAGCCAAGACTGCTTCCTTCTGGAATATATCTTTCTTCAACAGCTTTAGAGTGTATCCTTTTCCGTAATGTTGTTTCAGGAATATCGATGTTCCAAAGGCTATCAACTCTCCATTTTCCATGATGGAAATCCAATCGCCCAGAACATCGGCTTCCTCCATGAAATGCGTTGTTATCAAAATGGTatgatcttttttcaatttaagcaaAACATCCCAGATATCTCGTCGAGATTCCGGGTCCAATCCTGAAGTGGGTTCATCTAGAATAAGCAACTTTGTCCTTCCGATGATAGCATTAGCCAAACAAAATCGCCTTTTCATTCCACCGGAAAGATGAGAAACAACTTCTTCGCTCTTATCGGTAAGGTTGActctttccaaaatttggttagCCTTCTTTTCGGCTGCCTCTTTTGTTATACCGCGAAGCCTtccaaaaaacttcaaatgttCCCGACAATTCATATAACCCAAGGCAACGTTGTGCTGTGGACAAAAGCCAATCTGCTGTCGATAGTTGTTTGAATTCTCTTCTCCGTCAATTGATATTCGTCCCGACGTACGGGTTATCATTCCGGTGATAATGTTCATAGTTGTGGTCTTTCCGGCTCCATTATGACCAAGCAGTGCCGTTATTCTATTCTTGTAGATCTTCAACGACAAATTCTTGACTGCCGTTCGCGTCCCGAAGTTGGTCTTAAAAATCTTGTGAAGATTCTTAATGTCGAGCACAacttccaaatgatcattctttTCCATCGCACCCTTTGTCTCGCTATCATTGTCATCCATGAATCTCGAATGGCCCTTGCTGTTGATTTTGTTCTTACCTTTCTGATAGTAGGTACGATCGAACAAAAACAGCCGATGTTTCGGAGTTCCATACTGCCCGGGGAATACATTGGAAATGTAAAACCATAGAAAGCTCCAAACTACTATCCCGAAAAACTGTATTATTAGAATTGACAACAGGCTTATCCGCACGTTACCGGGGTAATCCGCTCGAAGTGCATCGCCGGCTTTGAAACTATGCCAAGAATTCTGATAATCATGCAAAATTGACGACCCAACTTTGTAACCAACCATCGGGAAAATGGCTAACGGACCCTCGAACCGTTTCTGAGCCGAAGCAAATGTTACGGGTACAAAATGACATATGGGGGCAACGATGGCCGAAATAGTTACGGAATTTAGCAAGGTGCTGATGAAAAAGGTGAAACTTATGGTACAAATCACGAACAGAAGTAACAAAACAACAGCAAACACCATCTGTGCTGCGGTAACTTCCCAAATCTTGGCCATTATGGTgacaatcaagcaaatgaatgCAATCGAACTCAAGTGGATAAAAGTGCAAATGAAAATTGCGACTTCATTCCAGTAGCTGCTGGGTGTTGCAATTTTTAGATACTCTTTCATCCCGGAAGCCTTTTCTTCGACTAGTGGAACCAACAGCAAGTAGGTGCACGCAACCGATATGAAGACCGCCAGCATCATGctaactaaaaatatttccgacGACTCTTGCGCTTTATGCCCCAAGAGTGGCACGTGTTCGTACTGATACTCGGGCAACGTTTCTTCCGATAGGCCCGTTCGAATTTCTACAAACGACTTTTCGAGGGCATACTGCAACGCCAGGAAGCCACTCTCGAAGTACTCATTACGTTCTTTTAGGTAGCTCTCGTACACATCGCGGGAGTAGATCTCACCGGTACGGAAGTTATTGTTCTTAGTACGGATAGTGTAGGACAGGTGAGCTTCCGATGTGTTCGTCCCGAAGGCGATCGCGTAGAAATCCTGGCTGAACAGCAGAGTTCGTTCCATTTCGTCCACGGTCGGAAAATGCTCGACTccttgaaatgagaaaaattgttggaaaatatcttctaagGAAACGGTACGTTGATCTACTTACGCTCATGAGTGATGAAGAGTTTTTGGCGCACCTGCTCAATCAACTCCTCGGTGAAGCCATTGTGTGGAGCATACAATAACTTAACGTGCGGCCCGGTTGGGTAGAACTCCACTAGATCGTCCTGAAACATACAAAACATATTTATTACAACAAGTTTTGATAAACTGTTTTCgctagcaatcgtttgcgttTGCGAGAAATATGTCTGTAACGCGAATGGGCGAGCAAAGATGCAAAACAGTCGTCGTAGAATGATTGAACTTGCGCAAAATGTGGTGTATGGTGATCATTGACGTATCTTCTccctttatctcagtcccccgtctatggcccgctttacacGCCATGGGACAAACGTGGCCTGATTgcaaaccgctcaagtccgtagatttgaTAAAAACCGAAAACCCTAACCATTTCGGTTAACTTTGAGGCcttttttggtcgtcagtttGGATTTCCGTTAATCCGTAGGATCCCTATGATTTTTCCGATAATCACTAGAAAATCCTTAGGATTgcactgccgctcatagcaagtccgtcccatttgcgtttttgttgaaatgagaaaaacggcattgaaaaatcgttaaaagtcCAATGGTAGTTCGGCAATTGTAtgcgtttttaatcaaaattatcaactgAATCTATCACTGCAAAGGCTTACGAAAGATTTTCGCTTTATGAAGATAATTTTTTCGTTATGATTCcgttgaaaatcatttgctgggCCCTTATGACTGTGGGACCGACATGCGatgatttatgccatatgggaccgacttgcgatcatttgttcaatgggacaaatttacttgaggtttttttcaatgttcatcagaacaaagtgttgaaaacaaagttttctcttgaaTCTACAGATAAAGTTAAACTGATTccagcgataaactgaaaaatgataaaaacgcaaatgggacggacttgctatgagcggcagtgcATGCAATAGAgaaaattctttgcatttgttTGTGGAGCTCGAATATATAAGATATATAATCGACACAATCGACCATACATTGATTGCGTATTATGTTGATCGGCGCGCGCACACCGACGCCagggccattcaaatattacgtgaCGCCTTTAAGGGGGTGGGGGTATATTAGTTTGTTACGATTTGTGGATTTATcttagaaattttgagacgaATGTGTAACGTAGGGCGGAGGGGTAGTTTAAAATGCTCGacaattgcgttacgtaatatttgaacacCCCCTTGATAACTAGAGTTTGTGGTGTACATATATGTTGGTAAATAATGGTAGGCTGAAACACTGAGTGATATGTCACGCACATCAGTCTAGTTGTCTCCATGCTCTGCTCAGTCGTGTGGAGCTCGGCCGGATAAATTAGTTCTTCAAGACCCGTGCTAAGGGTGACTTCCTATAGCTGTAACATACCATTGTACAATTTGGAATGGTGGTTCATAGGTCTACAGGTAtataggataatgaaaaaaaaatacattaaaaattacACAGACACGattgccataaaaatggtaaaatgtaaTAGTCTACTGTAGctaaattcaaaggaatcttcgactactttgaaatcatggtaaaatgtctttaatataAATTATAATACTAATTAGAAAATACGAAATGGATTACCTAGTTTAGAATTTCTCAACACGATCTGATAATTTATGAACAAGCGAACGAACCATAAGAACTGAAAAAACttcgattaggaaaaaaaatcttcactgCAGCACTGTCTCTTTTGCCTATATACTAACAGAACGACACTAATTGTGCAATCTGTTCATTCTTAATTCGGATACTGTAAAGCAAACATCACTCATGTAAAGGATGCATGCAGAATCGAAAACCCCACGATACAATTTGGTAATGCTGCAAGCAAAATTTGAAGTGATATTTGAAACCGAGttttaggcacaattttcccgtttgtttggataacgtgccgctatcaagcctaccccttttctgaacCAATACCAACCTGTGATAAAGTTTGCGTCAATGAATCATCCGATGATGTCAGGGCACTGCTGCTACTGGACCCGCCCCGTTGGAATCCAGAACGGGTAAATGCGTAGATCAGGATGAAAACAATCGGAACCACAGTATTGACCGTATTCCGCCAAAAATGTCGACGCTTTTCCATCGCTGCCTTATACAAGAAAACACTCAACAAGCTGCTTCCGGCCATTGTGagcaaatgattttttccctgGAGCGGGacgttttaaaatcttttcgGGTTCACCCGATTCTCAAAAACCGCAGAAACTATCTTCCGAAAGGTGCTGACCCCGGCAGGGGGgtggtggtttaatgcctttCGTGATACTCCATAATTGATTCACTCTTATCCTACTGATGAAAATGGTGGCTAGTAGAGCTAGAAGCTTTCTTTTTTTGTGGGTCACCGATTGCGCGACGACGTGGTAGAAACACCTGCGTTTTATGTTGGAAATTTTGTCTAACAAACATGTACAACATAAAGACTGCGTAATATT from Uranotaenia lowii strain MFRU-FL unplaced genomic scaffold, ASM2978415v1 HiC_scaffold_455, whole genome shotgun sequence includes the following:
- the LOC129760122 gene encoding ATP-binding cassette sub-family A member 2-like, giving the protein MAGSSLLSVFLYKAAMEKRRHFWRNTVNTVVPIVFILIYAFTRSGFQRGGSSSSSALTSSDDSLTQTLSQDDLVEFYPTGPHVKLLYAPHNGFTEELIEQVRQKLFITHERVEHFPTVDEMERTLLFSQDFYAIAFGTNTSEAHLSYTIRTKNNNFRTGEIYSRDVYESYLKERNEYFESGFLALQYALEKSFVEIRTGLSEETLPEYQYEHVPLLGHKAQESSEIFLVSMMLAVFISVACTYLLLVPLVEEKASGMKEYLKIATPSSYWNEVAIFICTFIHLSSIAFICLIVTIMAKIWEVTAAQMVFAVVLLLLFVICTISFTFFISTLLNSVTISAIVAPICHFVPVTFASAQKRFEGPLAIFPMVGYKVGSSILHDYQNSWHSFKAGDALRADYPGNVRISLLSILIIQFFGIVVWSFLWFYISNVFPGQYGTPKHRLFLFDRTYYQKGKNKINSKGHSRFMDDNDSETKGAMEKNDHLEVVLDIKNLHKIFKTNFGTRTAVKNLSLKIYKNRITALLGHNGAGKTTTMNIITGMITRTSGRISIDGEENSNNYRQQIGFCPQHNVALGYMNCREHLKFFGRLRGITKEAAEKKANQILERVNLTDKSEEVVSHLSGGMKRRFCLANAIIGRTKLLILDEPTSGLDPESRRDIWDVLLKLKKDHTILITTHFMEEADVLGDWISIMENGELIAFGTSIFLKQHYGKGYTLKLLKKDIFQKEAVLAKISEYIAGATEKPVVEPVFAVTLPYLSIEQYAPLLRELEENMDQFGIASISITNATLEEVFLNSSSENKALEIGPSFDYDTPDAPITPRSLSGNSANPKQYQNDMKKVALSILDKCAAIYYKKSIHIKQNAHIYGFMSVLPILTTILCFLLSSSYSPIDFESVSLHHSTVAKAFVVIALNDNDRPFDVNALKNGSYFRDLDVIVVEELSIREYLAEEGRKDWNRYHDKLVAAVEFNVSERSLKMLHNNNLLHSSGIGANIGSNLLLHYYGYPQSEVTVQNSPSTRRLKVNSLTAYLFTEVIALAFMFYMLQYLQLPYLEMSSGFRQVQNINRYLYWGFTFLMDFLIHVLICVIVFFLALNMDRENLFTRAEHGQILAVLILYGMAGLLVIYIISQCVDKMDTAVTVMSYLVIVGVCGVFLLSDGYDRIRENNGWIGILHLIPEFSLKHSLRVVYENQKLTKIQALMKENSIETKNDAIELLDLDYIYCITPFVVILLTLILNEIVENIYRKEKIQEMCSKTAAFKKRCFKCSRKQLKTDDQLDSIELQSAVVDDDVDAESRLVKDMTSKEPHDFAPNTIVVNDLSKEYLSVKAVKGISFAVKRGECFGLLGMNGAGKTSTFQMITRNLAITNGDVYLNDHSIKQTSYSVYKDQFGYCPQGDSLLDFMTPFQLINYCAMMKNIHERENLINRWLTDLDILSFAHSRINECSGGTKRKVNTLLAMLCNPPIVFLDEPTTGVDPKSRHFVWNRIKTLQQQDQTIVLTSHSMDECEELCNRLTIMVAGQLRCIGFIQLLKEKYGKGFNLFLKLKSIEQESDPLKQEILERLSGELKEEHDGLLKFLMPERVQLSTLFAQMVEIKAKYDELISTFSINETSLEDIFLNFRPKPISQNSSTVDETGDRSMLKNLKKIIHL